The genomic segment TATGGGAAGATTTTGAAGGTTTTTCATGGGATGCTCCTTTTTTTTGTCTGAACCAGGATTCACAGGATTAAAGGATTTTCAGGATAATAACCAGGCAAAGCCTGGTTAAAAAAATCTTGGAAATCCTTTAATCCTGTGAATCCTGGTTCAGGGATGACTATATTTTTATTTTATCTCTCTCTTCCTTCACGAATTATATCAACAAGTTCCTTTGTTGTAATATCAGCTTTTATTGAAGGTACATCTAAAGGGGATGTTGATATTTTTTCTGGAATCAAGGCAAATATGCGCCCATCTTTTCTTTTAATAAGAACTTTACCTGTATTTTCAGCCTGTTCAAGAATAACAGCGAGATTTTGGCGGACTTCTGAATATGTGTAAACCTGCATTTTATACCTCCAGAATTGATATGTTAAGTTTTTGGGCTGTCTTTCTTAATTTTAAATCCAATGTTAATAAAGGAGCTTTCTTTCTCAAGGCACAATCCAGAAAATAGGCATCATAAGCATACAGGTTTAAATTCCATTGAGAATTATTGACAAGTCAACAATTTGCAATGAGGGGTAAACCTCCCCTCTATCCCGTCAATTAATCTATGAAAATTAAAATTCGGGACTACTTTTCTGATAATATTCAAGGCTCCGTTAATGTCTGCATTTAACAAAATGCCTTTAGCTGTTCTGTAAAGACCTCTTTTGACTCGCTTGCCGCTAAATGTATGTTTTTTATCAGGTTCGTATCCTTTAGGCAAAACGTCATTATCAATAAAACTTGCCTTGCTTGTATAACTCTCATTTATTACAATGGTTTTTATGCCATGTATTCCGGCTTTATAGGTTATCATGTCTATAAAACGACCGAGCGGTATATTGATAAAGTTTTGATTATTCCGTTTTCCTAAATTTATGCCTGACATAGACTTGGCAGCTTCACCTATAACAATTTTTGAAATATCATTGTCAAGGCATTGATTTACAATCATTCTGCTTGATTTATGCAAGTAGTCGTTAATCTTATTGTTTCTTTTATCAGTTAAATTCTGGAGTTTAACTGACTGCTTACTGTGATTCCGCTTTTCAAGTTCCGATTGAATATCAGCTTTTTGCTTATTGTAATAGTGATTTATAGATTTTAATGGCCTGCCATTTATTAAGAAGAAATCACCCTGAGATGTGGCGCAAGATGCAAGATTATTTAAGCCTAAATCTATACCCATGACATTTTCATTTTCTTCAATCTGAAGAT from the Desulfonema limicola genome contains:
- a CDS encoding type II toxin-antitoxin system Phd/YefM family antitoxin, with the translated sequence MQVYTYSEVRQNLAVILEQAENTGKVLIKRKDGRIFALIPEKISTSPLDVPSIKADITTKELVDIIREGRER
- a CDS encoding RNA-guided endonuclease InsQ/TnpB family protein produces the protein MKKTIKIRLRHLTKKQYRHLKELCNASKNLYNQALYTVRQEYQETEKYLSYNALDKIMKTLPNLEGNINYKLMKAGVSQQILRRLDKSYKSFFQLQKAGYKESRPPKYLKSKYHNLIFDNQRFQIKDGKAVLDKVVSITIPNQAIDKRIVQVEIIPQFHAFYACFVYEDDIEYLQIEENENVMGIDLGLNNLASCATSQGDFFLINGRPLKSINHYYNKQKADIQSELEKRNHSKQSVKLQNLTDKRNNKINDYLHKSSRMIVNQCLDNDISKIVIGEAAKSMSGINLGKRNNQNFINIPLGRFIDMITYKAGIHGIKTIVINESYTSKASFIDNDVLPKGYEPDKKHTFSGKRVKRGLYRTAKGILLNADINGALNIIRKVVPNFNFHRLIDGIEGRFTPHCKLLTCQ